One Campylobacter concisus DNA segment encodes these proteins:
- a CDS encoding phosphoethanolamine transferase has translation MTNFFNTLIKSPFINIFVVTTVVMFVASVYKIYFFEGTDRIALMHMVRSFTTIFLLNLVITHLIYLITRRLFKGVYLFYALIIFVLCFINFFTLTSLKTDINIAIIDSVVHTNPNEASEFFQTFFEVKYLVIAILLTIIFYVMLRYKKANFKDLGRKTIVILSVIYLAFVAIFFTTSVMKLKSNKADKTISKLSEHILINYVFIAQKYLLDDSFLISNKKILEDYDESKKANQNIKTEHQVANIVFIIGESLQRNEMSVYGFGLPTTPNLTALKQSGNAIIYTNTISPDTYTNGSLAKVLNFSNYESKEPWSKSLNIVDMFSLSGYKTSWISNQEGVSATILSPHASVAKRCDTIFFSDKFAADWNYAGKSTDGVLLPIILKEKQNTNGLNFYTIHLIGNHFKYKFRYPKEFNKFSENDLKANLNDKQKQIVAQYLNSVLYNDHIINEIYKFFKDDETLIVYLSDHGETLFKKDNVLEHGITNRFVLEIPLIFIGTDKFKARYPEIWQKLENAKDYKFMSDDIIHTFADIIGVKPLEYNASRSLISGEFNASRKRLINGVDYESIKDVKPQW, from the coding sequence ATGACTAATTTTTTTAACACGCTTATAAAAAGTCCATTTATAAATATATTTGTGGTTACAACGGTTGTGATGTTTGTCGCGAGTGTCTATAAAATTTACTTTTTTGAAGGCACTGACCGCATAGCTCTTATGCATATGGTAAGAAGTTTTACTACTATATTTTTATTAAATTTAGTCATAACTCACCTCATATACCTTATAACTCGTAGGCTTTTTAAGGGTGTTTATCTATTTTATGCGCTAATTATTTTTGTGCTATGCTTTATAAACTTTTTTACCCTAACAAGCCTAAAAACAGATATAAATATAGCAATAATCGATAGTGTAGTACATACAAATCCCAATGAGGCTAGTGAATTTTTTCAGACCTTTTTTGAGGTTAAATATCTGGTCATTGCCATACTACTAACTATCATTTTTTATGTGATGTTAAGATATAAAAAGGCTAATTTTAAGGATCTTGGTAGAAAAACTATCGTTATATTATCAGTTATTTATCTAGCTTTTGTAGCCATATTTTTTACCACATCAGTAATGAAATTAAAGTCAAACAAAGCAGATAAAACTATAAGTAAACTTTCAGAACATATCCTCATAAACTATGTCTTTATAGCTCAAAAATATCTTTTAGATGATAGCTTTTTAATTAGTAATAAAAAAATATTAGAGGACTACGACGAGTCTAAAAAAGCAAATCAAAATATAAAGACGGAGCACCAAGTGGCAAATATAGTCTTTATAATAGGCGAAAGCCTGCAAAGAAACGAGATGAGTGTTTATGGATTTGGCTTGCCAACTACACCGAATTTAACAGCGCTAAAACAAAGTGGCAATGCAATCATATACACAAATACTATCTCCCCAGATACTTATACAAACGGCTCTCTTGCCAAAGTTTTAAATTTTTCAAACTATGAAAGTAAAGAGCCTTGGAGCAAGAGCTTAAATATAGTTGATATGTTTAGTTTATCAGGATATAAAACATCTTGGATAAGCAATCAAGAAGGTGTAAGTGCTACCATATTATCGCCACACGCAAGTGTCGCTAAAAGATGTGACACTATATTTTTCTCAGATAAATTTGCTGCAGACTGGAACTATGCCGGTAAAAGTACAGACGGGGTACTCCTGCCTATAATTTTAAAAGAAAAACAAAACACCAATGGGCTGAATTTTTACACTATTCATTTAATAGGAAATCATTTCAAATATAAGTTTAGATATCCGAAAGAATTTAATAAATTTAGTGAAAATGATTTAAAAGCCAATCTAAACGACAAACAAAAACAGATTGTTGCACAATACTTAAATAGCGTACTCTATAATGACCACATAATAAACGAAATTTACAAATTTTTTAAGGACGATGAAACCTTAATAGTTTACCTTTCAGACCATGGTGAGACATTATTTAAAAAAGACAATGTATTAGAACACGGCATAACAAACCGCTTTGTTTTAGAAATTCCACTCATTTTTATAGGTACTGATAAATTTAAAGCAAGATATCCTGAAATTTGGCAAAAACTTGAAAATGCAAAAGATTATAAATTTATGAGCGATGACATCATTCATACTTTTGCTGATATTATTGGCGTAAAACCACTTGAATACAATGCCTCAAGAAGCCTAATAAGTGGTGAATTTAACGCAAGTAGAAAGCGTCTAATAAACGGCGTTGATTACGAAAGTATCAAAGACGTAAAACCACAATGGTAA
- the bcp gene encoding thioredoxin-dependent thiol peroxidase, translated as MSEFSKADLERKITLEVGDKAPEFEALNQDGVKVALKDFIDKNVVLYFYPKDNTPGCTTEACEFSANYDQFIKNDTVIIGVSPDSMKSHAGFIAKQNLKHILLSDEDKEISKLYGVWQVKKNYGKEYLGIVRSTFVIGKDGKIAKIYKSVKAKDHAAKVLADLVK; from the coding sequence ATGAGCGAATTTAGTAAAGCGGACTTGGAAAGAAAGATAACACTTGAGGTTGGCGACAAGGCGCCAGAGTTTGAAGCGCTAAATCAAGACGGCGTAAAGGTCGCACTAAAGGACTTTATAGACAAAAACGTGGTTCTTTACTTCTACCCAAAGGACAACACTCCTGGCTGCACGACTGAGGCTTGCGAATTTAGCGCAAACTACGATCAGTTCATCAAAAATGACACCGTTATCATCGGCGTTAGTCCAGATAGCATGAAGTCGCATGCGGGCTTTATCGCAAAGCAAAATTTAAAGCACATCCTCTTAAGCGATGAGGATAAAGAAATTTCAAAGCTTTATGGCGTTTGGCAGGTCAAGAAAAACTACGGCAAAGAGTATCTTGGCATCGTTAGAAGCACCTTTGTGATCGGTAAAGACGGCAAGATAGCTAAAATTTACAAAAGTGTAAAAGCCAAAGACCACGCCGCAAAAGTGCTAGCTGATCTTGTGAAGTAA
- the hisIE gene encoding bifunctional phosphoribosyl-AMP cyclohydrolase/phosphoribosyl-ATP diphosphatase HisIE, with protein MNSVAKSIDWQKVGGLLPVVVCDHATNEVLMLAYMNEEALSLTLSSRYAHYFSRTKNRIWKKGEESGNTQEIKAAFLDCDNDTLLLKVVQKEGAACHTGARSCFFNEINLENLEISDEKSEVKKPSYGVIDELYHVIEDRKLNADPQTSYVASLFKKGENQILKKVGEEATELVMAAKELSFAKQTKQDEQKAKNDLIYEAADLCFHALVALSAHNIHPDAVKNELARRFGMSGIEEKRSRDVK; from the coding sequence ATGAATAGCGTAGCAAAAAGTATAGACTGGCAAAAGGTTGGTGGATTGCTCCCGGTGGTGGTTTGTGATCACGCTACAAACGAGGTTTTGATGCTTGCTTATATGAACGAAGAAGCACTAAGCTTAACTCTATCTAGCCGCTACGCTCACTATTTTTCACGCACTAAAAATAGAATTTGGAAAAAAGGCGAAGAGAGTGGCAACACGCAAGAGATCAAGGCTGCATTTTTAGACTGCGACAACGACACCTTGCTTTTAAAAGTCGTTCAAAAGGAAGGCGCTGCTTGTCACACTGGGGCAAGGTCTTGCTTTTTTAACGAGATAAATTTAGAAAATTTAGAAATTTCAGATGAAAAAAGCGAGGTTAAAAAGCCAAGTTACGGCGTCATTGACGAGCTTTATCACGTTATAGAAGATAGAAAACTAAATGCAGATCCGCAAACTTCATACGTGGCAAGTCTTTTTAAAAAGGGTGAAAATCAAATTCTAAAAAAAGTTGGCGAGGAGGCTACAGAGCTTGTCATGGCGGCAAAAGAGCTTAGTTTTGCCAAGCAGACAAAACAAGATGAGCAAAAGGCAAAAAATGACCTCATATATGAAGCAGCTGATCTTTGCTTTCACGCGCTTGTGGCACTTTCAGCCCACAACATACATCCAGATGCCGTCAAAAACGAGCTTGCAAGACGTTTTGGCATGAGTGGCATCGAAGAAAAAAGATCGCGAGATGTTAAATAG
- a CDS encoding DUF748 domain-containing protein, with product MDKKKKIALITGICVVSLLLIYTLLGFFGLPYAIKNIAPKYLKDYNATLFVSDAKFNPFTFELNATNAELNTTSPLFSTKQIDLKLKPFSIFKKLVEIDIFRLDEPKVKIARDKKANFNFSNFISEDNATSEDNSTSSINFALNNAKIIKGSFSYSDQNLTKPFNVSFDDINYELSSLNTKKNSAGSHIFDSNSSLAHKIDLNGDIKLNPLKIEGNVSIKDFSIKPVAISFIDNDTLNLKNAIINLKINYALNADENATKINLKDGFLNVKGLNLNEGENKLSLGELELPKFDIDSKIADKTEAALNLSAINLNDISFKSAIAASVKSLNLNEISLLANLNEKSELNATAKLKSVGANALKIDEADRNLANLKDINASNLNLNLVNNKTALTLEKIALNGINAPLSKSANANVASAGVTNTSFTMDGNKSLASLDELNIKNIELKAKNKDIASVADVAIKSISFDLLKMALNIASVDVNKPKFTSELNDNGLSAVSELGFGEQSTKPAKAAKHTKKVEKKVENKSTSKSKENEFKFDVKNISVNNADIILTHLFEGEKIAHKFDNLFVKVANLSSDFSKPFDAKVAMKSSQKLNLDVDSKIKIEPLDVSAKIKLNDTNLPKYFAYAKPFLEADLASGQLESSAEISYAKDIKADAKVSIKDIRLNGKKAEKLIAFKSLDLEKISFAKNDLAISGVSLNSPFIKAHLSKERKFNLSQIVKEDKNKAKTEAKPETKKIASKKEGELKFSVKNFSLKNGEVDFSDASLFMPFATTISKLNGKLTDIDKKRPSSGEFQGVVGKNGFAQITAKLFPFELKQNTDIKLDFKDIDLVNVTPYSGQFVGYKIKKGKLNLNLNYSVTDSKLNGSNFINFDSLTLGEKVESKDAVNLPLSLAISILSDQNNQINIDLPVEGNLDDPDFKYGGVIWAAVKKLFADITLAPFRFLGNALGLGNKDLSSIDFLAGSSELISSEAPKIADFIKLTGSKPKMKLSITPTYSKLDESFYKNKKLDQKINQIIASSGKDYIAVLNELVPNLKDRSEKALREEALKGIEVDKAKLVELANERANAVKEALIKAGLEAGRINMNDATSSEPKQNTYTSVLMGVAN from the coding sequence ATGGATAAAAAGAAAAAAATAGCTCTGATCACTGGCATCTGCGTAGTTTCACTTTTGCTTATCTACACGCTACTTGGCTTTTTTGGTCTGCCTTATGCTATCAAAAATATCGCGCCAAAGTACCTAAAAGACTACAACGCAACGCTTTTTGTAAGTGATGCTAAATTTAATCCCTTTACCTTCGAGCTAAACGCTACAAATGCCGAGCTAAACACCACTTCGCCGCTTTTTAGCACGAAGCAGATCGACCTTAAACTAAAACCATTTTCTATCTTTAAAAAGCTAGTTGAGATAGACATTTTTAGGCTAGATGAGCCAAAAGTAAAGATCGCAAGAGACAAAAAGGCAAATTTTAACTTTAGCAATTTTATAAGCGAGGACAACGCAACTAGCGAAGATAACAGCACTAGCTCGATAAATTTCGCACTAAATAACGCAAAAATCATCAAAGGCTCATTTTCGTATAGTGATCAAAATTTAACAAAGCCATTTAACGTAAGTTTTGATGATATAAACTACGAGCTTAGCTCGCTAAATACAAAGAAAAATAGCGCAGGTAGTCACATATTTGACTCAAACTCAAGCCTGGCACACAAGATCGATCTAAATGGCGATATCAAGCTAAATCCACTAAAAATAGAGGGTAACGTCAGCATAAAGGACTTTAGCATAAAGCCAGTTGCGATAAGCTTCATCGACAATGACACGTTAAATCTCAAAAATGCCATTATAAACTTAAAGATAAACTACGCTTTAAATGCCGACGAGAACGCAACTAAGATAAATTTAAAAGATGGCTTTTTAAATGTAAAAGGGCTAAATTTAAACGAGGGCGAAAATAAATTAAGCCTTGGCGAGCTAGAGCTTCCAAAATTTGACATTGATAGCAAGATAGCGGATAAAACGGAGGCTGCGCTAAATTTAAGCGCTATAAATTTAAATGACATCTCTTTTAAAAGTGCTATCGCTGCGAGCGTAAAATCACTAAATTTAAATGAGATCTCGCTGCTTGCAAATTTAAATGAAAAAAGCGAACTAAACGCCACAGCCAAGCTAAAAAGCGTAGGTGCAAACGCTTTAAAAATAGATGAAGCAGATAGGAATTTAGCAAATTTAAAAGATATAAACGCTTCAAATTTAAATCTAAATTTAGTAAATAACAAAACCGCCCTAACGCTTGAAAAAATAGCACTAAACGGCATCAACGCGCCACTTAGCAAAAGTGCAAATGCAAATGTAGCAAGCGCTGGCGTGACAAATACAAGCTTTACAATGGATGGCAACAAGAGCCTTGCGAGCCTTGATGAGCTAAACATAAAAAACATAGAGCTTAAAGCAAAAAATAAAGATATAGCAAGCGTTGCTGATGTGGCGATAAAGAGCATAAGCTTTGATCTTTTAAAAATGGCTCTAAATATCGCTAGTGTCGATGTTAATAAGCCTAAATTTACTTCAGAACTAAACGACAATGGTCTAAGTGCTGTAAGTGAGCTAGGATTTGGCGAGCAGAGCACAAAACCTGCAAAAGCGGCAAAACACACTAAAAAAGTAGAGAAAAAGGTTGAAAATAAAAGCACTTCAAAAAGCAAAGAAAATGAGTTTAAATTTGATGTAAAAAATATAAGTGTAAATAACGCAGACATCATTTTAACGCATCTTTTTGAAGGCGAGAAGATCGCTCATAAATTTGATAATCTTTTTGTAAAAGTAGCAAATTTAAGTAGTGATTTTAGCAAGCCATTTGACGCAAAAGTGGCGATGAAGAGCTCGCAAAAGCTAAATTTGGATGTTGATTCGAAGATAAAGATCGAGCCACTTGATGTAAGCGCTAAAATCAAGCTAAATGATACAAATTTACCAAAGTATTTTGCCTATGCAAAGCCCTTTTTAGAGGCCGATCTAGCTAGTGGACAGCTCGAAAGTAGCGCTGAGATAAGCTACGCAAAAGATATCAAAGCAGACGCAAAAGTTAGCATAAAAGACATAAGGCTAAATGGCAAAAAAGCTGAAAAACTAATCGCCTTTAAAAGCCTAGATCTTGAAAAAATTTCATTTGCCAAAAATGACCTTGCCATAAGCGGAGTGAGCTTAAATTCGCCATTTATCAAGGCTCATCTAAGCAAAGAGCGTAAATTTAACCTATCTCAGATCGTAAAAGAGGATAAAAATAAAGCTAAAACTGAGGCAAAACCTGAGACCAAAAAAATAGCTAGCAAAAAAGAGGGCGAGCTAAAATTTAGCGTGAAAAATTTCTCTCTAAAAAATGGCGAGGTTGATTTCTCGGACGCATCGCTATTTATGCCATTTGCCACAACGATCTCAAAGCTAAATGGCAAGCTCACCGACATCGATAAAAAGCGCCCAAGCTCAGGCGAGTTTCAAGGTGTGGTTGGCAAAAATGGCTTTGCTCAGATCACTGCAAAGCTCTTTCCATTTGAGCTAAAGCAAAATACTGATATAAAGCTTGATTTTAAAGATATCGATCTAGTTAACGTGACACCTTATAGCGGGCAGTTTGTGGGCTATAAGATCAAAAAAGGCAAGCTAAATTTAAACCTAAACTATAGCGTCACCGACTCAAAACTAAATGGCTCAAATTTTATAAATTTTGACTCACTTACACTTGGAGAGAAGGTTGAGTCAAAAGATGCTGTAAATTTACCACTTTCACTTGCTATCTCGATACTTAGCGATCAAAATAATCAAATAAACATCGATCTGCCAGTTGAGGGAAATTTAGACGATCCTGACTTTAAATATGGCGGCGTCATCTGGGCTGCAGTGAAAAAGCTCTTTGCCGACATCACGCTAGCTCCATTTAGATTTTTAGGCAACGCCCTAGGACTTGGCAACAAAGATCTTAGCTCTATTGATTTTCTTGCAGGAAGTAGCGAGCTTATAAGCTCAGAAGCTCCTAAGATAGCTGATTTTATAAAGCTAACTGGCTCAAAACCTAAAATGAAGCTTAGTATAACGCCAACATACTCAAAACTCGATGAGAGCTTTTATAAAAACAAAAAACTAGATCAAAAGATCAATCAAATCATCGCTTCAAGCGGCAAAGACTACATCGCGGTTTTAAATGAGCTTGTGCCAAATTTAAAAGATAGAAGCGAAAAAGCCTTAAGAGAAGAGGCGCTAAAGGGCATCGAGGTCGATAAAGCAAAGCTAGTAGAGCTTGCAAATGAGCGTGCAAATGCGGTAAAAGAGGCACTTATAAAAGCTGGGCTTGAGGCTGGCCGCATAAATATGAACGATGCAACAAGCTCAGAGCCTAAGCAAAACACCTACACAAGCGTACTAATGGGAGTGGCGAACTAA
- a CDS encoding thiol:disulfide interchange protein DsbA/DsbL — protein MKLIKMLILSAFFALNLSALTEGVEYQTLAKPLNVPKNSVVKVFSYDCPHCYKFDRTITRKLMAKLDGVKFIPYHLSTKGKLGETTSKIFAALISIDEANGTDLLSDESKFKQAKFAIYKARHDEKDDFNDGKDKQRFIDLALNAAHVSKDEYEKALSSERAKELLNEWFASYDVASISGVPAFVVSGKYLINLSAASSIDEMAKTIKELLDK, from the coding sequence ATGAAGCTTATAAAAATGCTAATTTTAAGTGCGTTTTTTGCGCTAAATTTATCAGCACTGACTGAAGGCGTTGAGTATCAAACTCTAGCAAAACCGCTTAACGTGCCTAAAAACTCAGTCGTCAAGGTCTTTAGCTACGACTGCCCTCACTGCTATAAATTTGACCGAACTATCACAAGAAAGCTGATGGCAAAGCTTGATGGGGTCAAATTTATCCCATATCACCTAAGCACCAAAGGCAAGCTTGGCGAGACTACAAGTAAAATTTTCGCCGCTCTTATATCGATAGATGAGGCAAATGGGACTGATCTGCTAAGCGATGAGTCTAAATTTAAGCAAGCTAAATTTGCGATCTACAAAGCAAGGCACGATGAAAAAGATGACTTTAATGACGGCAAAGACAAGCAAAGATTTATCGATCTAGCGCTAAATGCGGCTCACGTGAGTAAAGACGAGTATGAAAAAGCGCTAAGCTCAGAGCGCGCAAAAGAGCTTTTAAACGAGTGGTTTGCCTCTTATGACGTAGCAAGTATCAGCGGTGTGCCAGCCTTTGTGGTAAGCGGCAAGTATCTGATAAATTTAAGCGCAGCATCGTCGATCGATGAGATGGCAAAGACGATAAAAGAGCTTTTAGATAAGTAA
- a CDS encoding DUF2393 family protein, which produces MLNSIKHNILFILQNAKLIDFLAYGWVFLAFIFIVLLGIFVAIKSWWQIGFLFILAGFLGLFAGNYYANKYINESLRPVSISKINTKQLQYVDALMVDFNITNNSNYTLNVCKIELGFYLGSKQSTRNFLNSLNPFAKKRIILNEALLPKQSKQIRGFVNDFAFIDYNITKKAECF; this is translated from the coding sequence ATGTTAAATAGCATCAAGCACAACATACTTTTCATACTTCAAAACGCCAAACTTATCGACTTTCTAGCCTATGGTTGGGTGTTTTTAGCATTTATATTTATCGTGCTTTTAGGAATTTTTGTTGCAATAAAATCATGGTGGCAGATAGGATTTTTATTTATCCTAGCTGGTTTTTTGGGACTTTTTGCAGGTAACTACTACGCAAACAAATATATAAATGAGAGCTTAAGACCTGTTAGCATAAGCAAAATAAACACAAAACAGCTTCAATATGTCGATGCGTTGATGGTTGATTTTAACATCACAAATAACTCAAACTACACATTAAACGTTTGCAAAATCGAGCTTGGCTTCTACCTTGGCTCAAAACAAAGCACGAGAAATTTTCTAAATTCACTCAATCCTTTTGCTAAAAAACGTATCATTTTAAATGAAGCGCTTTTGCCAAAGCAGAGTAAGCAGATAAGAGGATTTGTCAATGACTTTGCCTTCATTGACTACAATATCACCAAAAAAGCGGAGTGTTTTTGA
- a CDS encoding branched-chain amino acid transaminase, which produces MNASEFIWMDGKLVKWDDAKVHVLTHSLHYANAVFEGTRAYKTKKGLAIFRLKDHTKRLLRSAKMTVLNVPYTEEELEKAQIELLRANKYNSNVYIRPLIFLGYGVMGVAHTKAPVQTAIASWEWGAYLGDEGLEKGIRVKISSFAKLAPAAQMNRAKASSNYLSSQMANYEAKEAGYDEALLLDSEGFVAEGPGECFFIVENGALITPPNDNSLLSITQDTVIRLAHDLDIEVRRERITRDQAYTADEAFFTGTAAEVTPINSIDNRIIGNGARGEVTKRLQKAYFDVVYGLNKKYESFLTYI; this is translated from the coding sequence ATGAACGCTTCAGAATTCATCTGGATGGATGGAAAACTAGTAAAATGGGACGATGCAAAAGTACACGTTCTAACTCACTCTTTGCACTACGCTAATGCTGTATTTGAGGGCACAAGAGCTTATAAAACAAAAAAAGGTCTAGCTATTTTTAGACTCAAAGACCACACAAAAAGACTTTTAAGATCAGCAAAAATGACCGTTTTAAACGTGCCTTACACAGAAGAAGAGCTTGAAAAAGCGCAGATCGAACTACTTCGCGCAAACAAATATAACAGCAACGTCTATATCCGCCCACTTATCTTTTTAGGATACGGCGTGATGGGCGTAGCACACACAAAAGCACCGGTTCAAACTGCTATCGCTTCATGGGAATGGGGTGCTTACCTTGGCGATGAGGGTCTAGAAAAAGGCATCAGGGTTAAAATTTCAAGCTTTGCCAAACTAGCTCCTGCTGCTCAAATGAACAGAGCAAAAGCTAGCTCAAACTACTTAAGCTCTCAAATGGCAAACTACGAAGCAAAAGAGGCTGGATACGACGAGGCGCTACTTCTTGATAGCGAGGGCTTTGTAGCTGAGGGGCCAGGTGAGTGCTTCTTCATTGTTGAAAATGGCGCATTGATCACTCCACCAAATGACAACAGCCTACTTAGCATCACTCAAGATACAGTCATAAGACTTGCTCACGATCTTGACATCGAAGTAAGAAGAGAGCGCATCACAAGAGATCAGGCATACACAGCTGACGAGGCGTTTTTCACAGGTACGGCAGCCGAAGTAACACCGATAAATAGCATAGATAATCGCATCATCGGCAATGGTGCTAGAGGCGAAGTGACAAAGAGACTACAAAAAGCTTACTTTGACGTAGTTTATGGTCTAAACAAAAAATACGAATCATTTTTAACATATATTTAA
- a CDS encoding prohibitin family protein translates to MPADLNDYFNKKKPGNDNRGSGQNNDKEPPFKKDFKMPNIPSGFGKFGALAYIIIAIIAILAITQPFKVIHSGEVGIKATAGKYEPNPLQPGFHFFLPFIQNIIVVDTRVRIINYTSGEDMGESLQKSYQGAGILRKNSISVLDARNLPVSIDITVQYRLNPENAPQTIASWGLSWESKIVDPVVRDVVRSIAGKYTAEELPTKRNDLARQIDEGIRKDIDSQPNKPVELLTVQLREIILPSKVKEQIERVQIAKQEAERTKYEVERANQEALKQAALAEGTAKAAIIEAKGKADAIKIEADATAYANKEIAKSVDQNLLNLKQIETQNRFNDALKENKDAKIFLTPGGAVPNIWLDAKDRAKASSVSER, encoded by the coding sequence ATGCCCGCTGATTTAAATGATTATTTCAACAAAAAAAAGCCAGGTAATGACAATAGGGGCTCAGGTCAAAATAATGACAAAGAGCCACCTTTTAAAAAGGATTTTAAAATGCCAAATATACCAAGCGGCTTTGGCAAATTTGGTGCGCTAGCCTACATCATAATCGCCATTATCGCGATCCTTGCTATCACTCAGCCATTTAAAGTGATACACTCAGGCGAGGTCGGCATCAAAGCCACAGCGGGTAAATATGAGCCAAATCCTCTGCAACCAGGCTTTCACTTCTTTTTGCCATTTATCCAAAATATCATCGTAGTTGATACTAGAGTTAGGATCATCAACTACACTTCAGGCGAAGATATGGGCGAGAGCTTGCAAAAGTCTTATCAAGGAGCTGGAATTTTACGCAAAAACTCTATCTCAGTTTTGGACGCTAGAAATTTACCAGTTAGCATCGATATCACCGTGCAATACCGTCTAAATCCAGAAAATGCACCACAAACTATCGCATCTTGGGGTCTTAGCTGGGAGAGCAAGATCGTTGATCCTGTCGTGCGCGACGTGGTTCGCAGCATCGCTGGTAAATACACAGCCGAAGAGCTACCAACTAAGAGAAACGACCTAGCAAGGCAGATAGATGAGGGCATAAGAAAAGACATTGACTCACAGCCAAACAAGCCAGTCGAGCTCCTAACAGTGCAGCTTCGTGAGATCATCTTGCCTTCAAAGGTAAAAGAGCAGATCGAGCGTGTCCAGATCGCTAAACAAGAGGCTGAGAGGACAAAATACGAGGTTGAGCGTGCAAATCAAGAGGCTCTAAAACAAGCTGCCCTCGCAGAAGGTACTGCAAAAGCTGCTATCATCGAGGCAAAGGGTAAGGCTGATGCTATCAAGATAGAGGCTGACGCGACTGCGTATGCAAACAAAGAGATCGCAAAAAGTGTTGATCAAAATTTACTAAATTTAAAACAGATCGAGACACAAAATAGATTTAACGACGCTCTTAAAGAGAATAAAGATGCCAAAATTTTCTTAACCCCTGGTGGAGCTGTGCCAAATATCTGGCTAGATGCAAAAGATAGGGCAAAAGCTAGCTCAGTTAGCGAAAGGTAA
- a CDS encoding tautomerase family protein yields the protein MPYVNIKIAGPEPTKEQKDQVFQEVTDTLVRVLGKKKEAVMIFLETHDAGNIGVAGESVEDKRKGIK from the coding sequence ATGCCTTATGTTAATATCAAAATAGCAGGCCCAGAGCCGACAAAAGAGCAGAAAGATCAAGTATTTCAAGAGGTGACAGATACGCTTGTGAGGGTGCTTGGCAAGAAAAAAGAGGCGGTTATGATATTTTTAGAAACTCACGATGCTGGCAATATCGGCGTAGCAGGCGAGAGCGTAGAAGATAAGAGAAAGGGGATAAAATGA
- a CDS encoding DUF2393 family protein, protein MSSNYFTIVHIIVLFAIALLSILFLVLSLRAERKLFLSLLFTNILVSTTLAIFLMLVLDKYTKKGIVEGVKSERVLRNESIVFRGQVRNVGKFTISKCTLTIKLINQPLNKNDLGGEALFKPSGLSFFSWVFGGDEDERPNTVAYKFDVAQNLPKQKAVPFTVTMPYPPYFKNGMNITKLSCY, encoded by the coding sequence ATGAGCTCAAACTACTTTACCATCGTTCATATCATCGTGCTTTTCGCGATCGCACTACTTTCTATTTTATTTCTTGTGCTCTCACTTAGAGCTGAGCGAAAGCTATTTTTATCGCTACTTTTTACAAATATTTTGGTCTCAACCACGCTTGCCATTTTTTTGATGCTAGTTCTTGATAAATACACCAAAAAAGGCATAGTCGAGGGCGTAAAAAGCGAGCGAGTGTTAAGAAATGAAAGCATCGTCTTTCGAGGTCAAGTAAGAAATGTCGGCAAATTTACCATTAGCAAATGCACTCTTACAATTAAGCTTATTAATCAGCCGCTAAATAAAAATGATCTTGGTGGCGAAGCGCTATTTAAACCAAGTGGGCTCTCATTTTTCTCATGGGTTTTTGGAGGCGATGAGGACGAGAGACCAAACACTGTTGCATACAAATTTGACGTAGCTCAAAATTTACCAAAGCAAAAAGCGGTGCCATTTACCGTAACTATGCCCTATCCGCCATATTTTAAAAATGGTATGAATATCACAAAACTTAGTTGCTACTAA